The Theobroma cacao cultivar B97-61/B2 chromosome 1, Criollo_cocoa_genome_V2, whole genome shotgun sequence genome contains the following window.
TGACATTGAACTCGGCTGCCAAAATGTTGTAACTATCCACGCAATCACTTCCTCCCATATAATTACTGGTTCTCTCCAACGGCATGCACCCCATTGGAGGCAACCCTCCTAACGACATCTTCCGGGCTCCCAGATCGTAGAGTTCCTTGGTGAAATTTCCGGCAATCCCAACGAGGAAGTTTTCATATTCTCTGATGGTGTATTCGGATGATCGGCCTGGGATTGCGTAGTAGTTTTCGAGGAAGTCATTTGTTCCCACGCTTATCATGTATAATGCCTCTCTGATTACAGCGTTTGCTTTACGATCTCCAAGATAGTCTCGCAGTTTCATTTGATACTCCTTGTAGTACTCCAGTTCTTTCCGTAGAGGTATCACTGACTGCAATGCAAAGTATTCAAACTCGTTGAATAGATTGGTTATAAATGGTTTGATGACTTCacaacaatcaaaattaaaataataagggttttttttttctaacaaataaaatcccgaaataaataaattgtttaGGGTATGTACCGTCCTTTATAAAAGTACTAACACTTAAAATTAACAACGATGTaagagttaatttttttttaaatcatttacaGTCTAAATTAACAACTTATCAATTAAGTCAATTCttttttgacaagttttggagGCTTGAGAGTTATAGTTATAAATACACACCTAGTTGTCACATGGGAAGCGTACGTATAGTAGTATTTCGAATGTGAATACAAAGTGCTCTTTCTTGAAACAGAGAAAAGAGTAACTTGATGAAAACTTACAAGAACATTGGAAGTAGCATTGTCATAGCCGGTTCCAGCAGAAGCGAAGGTAACACCAGTGGCAAAATCTGATATGCTATATGCTGGGTCGAGGTAGGCAGGAATGACCGGTTTGAGCCCGAAAGCCTCTGAAACGAAGTCGGTTGCGATTTTGCCATTGGAGAACCTTCCTGTTGGACGGCCACCATTAAAATCACGACCATAAGGCTCAAAATTGCTCCTAGCAATCGTGGGAATATAATTGTTGTTCCCAGCATCAACTGATGAGTCTCCGAACACTATGATTGCTGGAATGTTTTTAGCCCTAATTTTTGCAGCCAACACCAAAAGTTGAAGGCAAAGGAGCCATAAGAAGTGTATTGATGCCATTTGCTTTCAACTTCtatatgctttcaaacaactCTTACAAAATGTGAATGGAGAGGGCTAGCTcgctttcttttcctttttctatgAATTGGATGGAAGAAGGTTTTAATATGTATAAATATTGGTTGGATGGGGAGTAAATGAGAGAATTAAATCTTTGGGGAAATGTTGTTGGCAGATTTAATAGCTACCAAAAAAATGTGTTCTTAgattataagattatatatgTGTTGACGGCCAGGTCGGGTAAATAAGTCAAGCTTTTGGGACAAAGATTCTTCTTACTTTAGCTAAATTCTAGATCACAACAGACTAAATTAAACACATATCTGCAGCTCCgcaattgtttttttttttttttaaatagaatcCATCTCGTGGCTGAGGCATGATAGCCCAGCTAATTTGCAATCATATTTCTTAAAGAAGttcaaagagaaaaggaagaaaaagagaaccAACTTGTTGGTTAATGGGTTAATTAAGGGGGTCagaatatttgattataaggGAAACATTTTCATCAACTAATTAGATACCATAAACGAAGTTAGTTATTAAGAAGAATGTTAGATAGGTCTTATATTTCCAATTGACATCACCAAATTAGaacaaaaccattttcaatcTAGAGATAATTAGTAAATTTGAGagattcaaaattaattaattaaatatggGAACTTTTACTTTATTGACTTTGCTTTCTCAATAATGGTcatactaattttttttttctctctccagAATTAAAGTTTAGCAAGACAAAACTACAAAGCTGAAAGGTACACTCAATGTCAAGGCTATCTACTCTCGTAGGAACAGGTA
Protein-coding sequences here:
- the LOC18612375 gene encoding GDSL esterase/lipase At2g04570 — translated: MASIHFLWLLCLQLLVLAAKIRAKNIPAIIVFGDSSVDAGNNNYIPTIARSNFEPYGRDFNGGRPTGRFSNGKIATDFVSEAFGLKPVIPAYLDPAYSISDFATGVTFASAGTGYDNATSNVLSVIPLRKELEYYKEYQMKLRDYLGDRKANAVIREALYMISVGTNDFLENYYAIPGRSSEYTIREYENFLVGIAGNFTKELYDLGARKMSLGGLPPMGCMPLERTSNYMGGSDCVDSYNILAAEFNVKLNDLVIKQNKEFHGMDMVFSDPYGILLEIIRKPAAYGFEVTGVACCATGMFEMGYACSRTNPFTCSDADKFVFWDSFHPTEKTNGIIANHVVKTALAKFL